One part of the Osmerus mordax isolate fOsmMor3 chromosome 18, fOsmMor3.pri, whole genome shotgun sequence genome encodes these proteins:
- the oxr1b gene encoding oxidation resistance protein 1b isoform X3 → MLNMLFSRRVKEATHLAPKYSFVVVSSLEYQRRIDALNSEDLRSLCKRLQITTKEVANSKLGPAVRTDLESEVFRPSLNEPSDLLQPEHIEKLAKNLPPRTIGYPWTLAFSSSKHGMSIKSLYRTMRGQDTPVLMVIKDSDGQLFGALASEPFKVSDSFYGTGETFLFTFCPEFEVFKWTGDNMFFLKGDVDSLAFGGGGGEFGLWLDGDLYHGRSNPCKTFGNPRLSQKEDFVLQDIEIWAFE, encoded by the exons GTAGTGTCTTCGTTGGAGTACCAGAGGAGGATCGATGCATTAAACAGCGAGGACCTTCGCTCGCTCTGCAAACGCCTCCAG ATCACCACCAAGGAGGTGGCGAACTCCAAGCTGGGCCCGGCAGTAAGaactgatctggagtcagaagTGTTCCGTCCCAGTTTGAATGAACCCAGCGACCTGCTGCAGCCAGAGCACATTGAGAAG ctggcTAAGAACCTCCCCCCACGTACGATTGGTTACCCCTGGACGCTGGCATTCAGCTCCTCCAAACACGGCATGAGCATCAAGAGTCTGTACCGGACCATGCGGGGGCAGGACACCCCCGTCCTCATGGTGATCAAGGACAGCGACGGACAG CTGTTTGGAGCGCTGGCGTCCGAGCCCTTCAAAGTGAGCGATAGTTTCTATGGCACTGGGGAGACATTCCTGTTCACTTTCTGCCCGGAGTTTGAG gtGTTTAAGTGGACTGGAGACAACATGTTTTTCTTGAAGGGAGATGTGGACTCCTTGGCGTtcggagggggagg GGGGGAGTTTGGTCTGTGGCTGGATGGAGACTTGTATCATGGACGCAGCAACCCCTGCAAGACCTTCGGGAACCCACGTCTGTCCCAGAAAGAGGACTTTGTCCTGCAGGATATCGAGATCTGGGCGTTCGAGtag